Within the Flavobacterium sp. 9R genome, the region ATTTATTAATAATGGACCATATGGCATTGCTCTCCTTAAACCATTTGAATTGTTTGGTTTAGACTATTTAGATCCCATTCCACAAGCTATCTTTTGGAGTTTACTATTCAATACTTTTGGTTATTTGGCTGTCTCGGTAAGCTTCAAAGGAAACTATCGTGAACGTAACTATGCAGAAATGTTTGTCGACAGTGACAAATACAGTAACAATTTAGAAAATGCATTTGTTTGGAAAGGGGTTGCCTATGTAGCCGATATTCAAAAAGTATTAGAGCGCTTTCTCGGCGTAGTCCGAACTAAAAGAGCACTTTCTCTATTCCATGCCAAATACAATATAGACGAAAAAATTGCTACTGCGGATCCTCGGTTTATAAAGTTTGCAGAGAATCTATTAACAGGACATATAGGAACTGCATCGTCTAAAATACTTATTGCAAGCGTGGTTAAAGAAGAAAAAATCGCTTTACCAGAGGTATTACGAATTCTAGAAGAATCGCAAGAAAACATCATTGTAAATAAAAAATTAAGCGAAACAACAACCGCACTTCAAAAAACCTCTGAACAACTTCGTCAAGCCAATCAAGAACTCCTTAATAAGGATGCCCAAAAAGACGAATTTCTGGATACTGTAACACATGAATTGCGCACGCCTATAACCGCTATTAGAGCAGCAAGCGAAATATTACATGATGATGAGGACATCCCGCCTTCCATTCGTCAGCAATTTTTGCAAAATATTATTTCAGAATCAGATCGATTGAATCGTTTGATTGATAAGATTTTGGATTTAGAAAAATTTGAAACTGGCAAACAGAAAATTTATTTATCAAAAAACAACTTAATCAAAACTATTGACGACAGCCTTCGGTCACTTACACAATTAATACAAAATAAAGGCATTAAAATACACTTCAAACATGAGTCTAAAATCATACGTGCCTTCTATGACGAGGAACGTATCACGCAAGTGATTCATAATTTATTATCAAACGCTTTAAAATTTTGCGCTGCTCCAAATGGCATCATTACCATAACCATTTCTGAGCAGCAATCATTTGTACAAGTCAATATTCACAATAATGGCAAAAAAATAAACGAAGAAGATTATGAAGCTATATTCGACAAATTTTACCAATCACGCAACCAAAACCTAAGAAAGCCAGTAGGCAGTGGTCTCGGGCTGGCCATTTGCAAACAAATTATTGAACATCATAAAGGGCAAATCGAAGTAGTCAATGCTCCTGATGAAGGAGTTACTTTTAGCTTCACCCTACCCAATTACATCACATCAGATAATAGCACGTCATGAAAAAAATACTCCTTGTGGACGACGAACCAAATATTCTAATGACACTAGAATATACATTTAAGAAAAATAACTTTCAAGTATTTATAGCTAGAGACGGTCAAGAAGCCTTGGACATACTTCAAACCCAACTTCCAGAAATAATTATACTAGACATTATGATGCCTAATATAGATGGATACGAAACCCTAAAACAAATCAAAAAAGACAAAAGACTAACACACTGCAAAGTCATATTTCTATCTGCTAAAAACAAAGAAAAGGACATTGAAAAAGGGCTGATGCTTGGTGCGGATCTCTATGTTTCAAAACCTTTTTCAATAAAAAAATTAGTAGAGCAAGTATACGAATTGATTTAACAAAACAAAAAAACAATTATGAGCTATTTCAAAATCAACACACTCGAAGAATACTTTAAGCATTATAAAAAATCAATTCGTGAACCAAAAAAATTCTGGGATAAAGTAGCCTCAGAAAACTTTGTATGGTATCAAGAATGGGATAAAGTAATTGACTTTAATATGGCCGAAGCTAAAATACAATGGTTTGTAAATGCTAAAGTAAATATCACCAAAAATTGTATTGACCGACATTTAGCTAAAAATGGAGGGCGTACTGCAATTATTTTTGAACCAAACGATCCTAACGAGAAGGCAGACCACATTACCTACAATGACCTTTCCGAAAGGGTCAACAAAATGGCAAATGTATTGCAAAATAACGGTATTCAAAAAGGAGATCGGGTTTGTATCTACCTACCTATGATTCCAGAATTAGCCGTTTCAATATTAGCCTGCGCCAGAATTGGAGCCATTCATTCGGTGGTATTCGCAGGTTTCTCAGACTCCGCTGTTGCCGCAAGAATTAATGATAGTGAATGTAAAATGGTGATCACTTCAGATGGAGGATACCGTGGCAATAAAACAATCGACCTCAAAGGTATTATTGATGAGGCTTTAAAGAAATGCCCTTCAGTACAACAAGTATTAGTGGTCAAACGAACCAATACGATTGTTTCTATGCAAGAAGGACGTGATTTTTGGTTACAACCTCTACTAGACCTAGCATCAAACAACCATGTTGCAGAAATAATGGATGCTGAAGATCCTTTATTTATATTATACACATCGGGTTCAACTGGGAAACCCAAAGGAATGGTGCATACTACAGCAGGCTATATGGTCTATACTGCTTACACCTTTAAAAATGTATTCAATTACCAAGACAATGATGTGTTTTGGTGTACTGCTGATATTGGTTGGATTACCGGCCATTCTTATATTCTTTATGGCCCTTTATTGAACGGCGCAACTACAGTACTATTTGAGGGTATACCATCCTATCCCAACTTTAGCCGATTCTGGGAAACGATTGAAAAACATAGTGTGACCCATTTTTATACTGCACCAACTGCTATTCGTGCTTTGGCAAAAGAGAGTTTGGAATACGTTCAAAAATACCCCTTAGCCTCTTTAAAAGTGATTGGTTCAGTAGGAGAGCCCATCAACGAAGAAGCCTGGCATTGGTACAATGATCATGTTGGTGGTAAACGTTGCCCTGTAGTCGATACTTGGTGGCAAACAGAAACAGGAGGCATTCTTATTTCGCCTCTAGCCTTTGTAACCCCAACAAAACCAACTTACGCATCGCTTCCGCTTCCTGGAATACAACCTGTACTGATGAATGAAAAAAGAAACGAAATCGAAGACAACCAAATTGTTGGTAGTTTGTGCATTAAATATCCGTGGCCAAGTATAGCTCGAACTATTTGGGGCGACCATCAACGGTATAAAGAAAACTATTTCTCCGCTTTCCCAGGAAAATACTTTACTGGAGACGGGGCGTTGCGAGATGAAGTAGGTTATTATCGAATCACAGGACGAGTAGATGATGTGGTGATTGTATCAGGTCATAATCTTGGCACCGCTCCCATCGAAGATGCCATCAATGAGCATCCTGCGGTAGCTGAATCTGCAATCGTAGGATTTCCACACGATATAAAAGGCAATGCTTTGTATGGTTTTGTAATCTTAAAAGAAACAGGAGAATATCGCGTTCGTGAAAACGTGAGCAAAGAGATCAACCAATACATTTCGGACCACATTGGACCTATTGCCAAACTGGATAAAATACAGTTTGTAACAGGGCTACCAAAAACACGTTCTGGAAAGATAATGCGTCGAATTCTTCGAAAGATTGCCGAAGGAGATTTCTCTAATTTTGGAGACACTTCTACACTGCTAAACCCTGAAATTGTCAACGAAATAAAAGAAGGCAAAATTTAAAAAAAATGGCTGTTTCTTTCATTTAGAAACAGCCATTTTCATATCTAGTAAAACCGCTCAAAAGGAAACGATTCAAAAAGCAAAGTGCACTAATACACAATACTAGATTTAATCCTTAATCATTTTCAATACTTGCGTCTGGTTTTTATCATTGTAAGCTTTTACTAAATAAAAACCTTTACTTAAATCACTAATACTAAATTGTTGATCAATAGACTTAACTGAATCAAATTGTTTAACTTTTTGACCCGTTATAGAATATATTTCAACTTTTGTTGTCTCTGCACTTAAAGTAAAATAATTTGAAGCAGGGTTAGGATACAATTTAATAGTAGCTTCTTTTTCGAAATCGGCAATAGCCAAAGTAGCCGTTTTGTTTCCTAAAATTCTATACTCTCCAGGTAGCAAATTAATGGTTTGATTCACATCGGTAACGTTTAAGGTCGTATTATCCATCAAATCATACCAAGTACCTGTATATGGGAAACCAGTGGCTACAGCATTGGCTACCACGCCAAAATTTGAAACAATCAACACGTCTTTTAGCTCAGTACTCGCTAGCGCAGCATTGGTAATTTTAATATTTGGAGTAACACTATTTGTGCTAGAAATCGTTACACTGCCCAAAAACACTGGTTCATTGATTTTTAAGGTAATCATTTTCGCCCAGTCGTTATAAATTTTACCACGATCTGAAGCACCTAACCAATTACCTGTCCATTGAGGCTGTGGTTTGGTGTCTAATTTACAATCGCCAGCTGTAGCATCAGAAGGTGTATTTACAACTCCATTATTACAAGCGAATATAGACTGCTCCCAACCTAGTTCTCCAAAATGCCAAATCATTTTTGGTCCTGGAACCAAAAGCGAAACAGCACCAAGTGCCGACATTCTTGACAAGGCAGTACTCAAATTTTTAACATTATAACTTCCAGCACTGTTTCCGAATTGTAAGTTTTTGTACATCAAACGTTCTTCGTCATGGCTTTCGGCGTAACCCATCAAGCGTTGCCCAGCAAATCCTCTACTACTACTAGACATTCTTGCAATATTCTTGTTAGGCCAACCCATCGTCAATTCATTGTACTCATCGGTCATTTTACCCCAAGTCATAATTCCTTTACTGATTGGATCATTGATGCGATAATCCGCCCATTGTCTTTCCTCAGTATCTGTTCCTAAATGTTCAAAAATCACATAATGGGTAGGATCTAAAGACCAAGAATAATCTGCATACTCTTTCAATACATCAACACGATCTTGCTGATAAGCATTGGTTTGCGAGTCTGATCCTTCAGC harbors:
- a CDS encoding response regulator transcription factor; protein product: MKKILLVDDEPNILMTLEYTFKKNNFQVFIARDGQEALDILQTQLPEIIILDIMMPNIDGYETLKQIKKDKRLTHCKVIFLSAKNKEKDIEKGLMLGADLYVSKPFSIKKLVEQVYELI
- the acs gene encoding acetate--CoA ligase, whose protein sequence is MSYFKINTLEEYFKHYKKSIREPKKFWDKVASENFVWYQEWDKVIDFNMAEAKIQWFVNAKVNITKNCIDRHLAKNGGRTAIIFEPNDPNEKADHITYNDLSERVNKMANVLQNNGIQKGDRVCIYLPMIPELAVSILACARIGAIHSVVFAGFSDSAVAARINDSECKMVITSDGGYRGNKTIDLKGIIDEALKKCPSVQQVLVVKRTNTIVSMQEGRDFWLQPLLDLASNNHVAEIMDAEDPLFILYTSGSTGKPKGMVHTTAGYMVYTAYTFKNVFNYQDNDVFWCTADIGWITGHSYILYGPLLNGATTVLFEGIPSYPNFSRFWETIEKHSVTHFYTAPTAIRALAKESLEYVQKYPLASLKVIGSVGEPINEEAWHWYNDHVGGKRCPVVDTWWQTETGGILISPLAFVTPTKPTYASLPLPGIQPVLMNEKRNEIEDNQIVGSLCIKYPWPSIARTIWGDHQRYKENYFSAFPGKYFTGDGALRDEVGYYRITGRVDDVVIVSGHNLGTAPIEDAINEHPAVAESAIVGFPHDIKGNALYGFVILKETGEYRVRENVSKEINQYISDHIGPIAKLDKIQFVTGLPKTRSGKIMRRILRKIAEGDFSNFGDTSTLLNPEIVNEIKEGKI